Genomic segment of Scomber scombrus chromosome 18, fScoSco1.1, whole genome shotgun sequence:
CAAGAAAATGGTTTAATGGTTTCTTAACCGAGCCATTAACTATGTGTGTAACTTGCATATTAACAGCACCGTGTTCAGCTTCTACTCTGCTAAACAGCTCCTGTGCTGCATGTCATGTTGATCCCACTGAGGCGGACTGGTCCAAAGAGAGTCCCAGCTGGTGGACTTTGTATCCCTCTACCCCGTCCCTGAGAACGTAAGCCCTGCAGAGCATTAAACAGTCTCTACAGAAAGAAAGCAACTGGCTTTTATCTGGGCTATGACAGGATCCTGCTCTGTTAGTCCCAGCCGAAGTCTTGTCCGCTCATCTGGTAGAAACGCTGGTTAAAGGGCCTGTAGAAGTCTCTGAGCCTTTGTAGGACCTCAGAGGGGATCTGAGGATGGGGCCTGCCCTTCGACTTTCCAAGGCAGCGAGGCCTGCTACTCCCCTCAGGCTTCTTCAAGCAGGGAAAACCTTTGGTCTGATTGAAATAGAAGTGCTTGTCTGAAACAACCCTTTTCAGTCCCAGGAAGTCCTGAACCCGGCCCATCTCCCCAGCCGGATCTGACACCAACCGTTCACcactgacaaaaagaaaatgagacaggGGAAAGTGCTGGAGCCAGTTCTCCAGATGTTTGGCATAGAGGCCGATGCGCACAGCACTCCACGTGGTGTCAATCAGACCTGTGGAAGAGTTTTTCAAGGCCAGACTCTGGAAGGACGGAAGACCTGGGTTCTTGGACAGCGTCTGGGTGTAGTCAGACACCGCCCGCGTCACAGGATCCCTCACCACCACAATCAGCTTGGTTTGACAGTTCATAGTGCAGACACGACTGGGAGCTTCCTTCGTGACAAAGTAGCTGGGGGTCTTCTCCATGGTGATCTGACCATCCAGCGTTCGAGGCATCAGGTTCCTGAATGAAGAAAAGCAATTCTGATTAATCTCTCGAAGCCATAATCGTGAAAACTTTTTCAATCCACTATAATCCAccagtgatcattttatgtGTGAAAGCTTTAGTTGGGCCTGCACATTTAAATTATACCCTGGGGCAACAAAACAACTGAGCAACTGAGCAATGTAAGTCCAACAATCACCCTGTTTTTTAACTCCGTTTTGGTCTCTactaactcctgagggaaataccTGGCTCGTTAGCAGCTTTAGccactatgttcaccaactAGTTGCTAATTTTTTCTCAGTTGGTTTACCAGAGCTGCCTACACTGCACTGAAAAGAACATCAAGAGATATcttaaacacattatacataCTATACATTAAAGCACACCAAAACGTGCATGATTAAAGCTTCACACACTGTTCTGTGTTTATGCACAAGGGCCCCTGACAGCCCATCAGAGTCTCATTGCCAGGCATGCACAACAGTACCATGCGCTCGCTTTGGGCCTGATGAGTCAAAACCACAAAGCCTCAAGAACCACTTAACAGCAATTTCCTACAgatcccccccctccccttcttcctGCAGGAGCAAAGTGTCCCCCCTTCACCACTCTCACTTCCCCTACGGGTTCTTACAAGGACCCAAACAGACCAAAATCTGCAGGAAGTGCGACCATGATGGGAAGCTGCTGAGCTCAGCTTGTGTGTTAAACATATGGCTGCAATGAGGAGAGATGCTGTGTACCACACACTAGTGAAAAGATGTGTTGAATTATGCGTTATTACATTGGGAAGATAAATTATGGAAAGTAATGTAGTAATCTTAACTAATCTGTAAACTAAACCAGTGACTACTAATCAAGTCATTTAACTTATATTGCATATTTAAAGTCTTCTAGATGCATTTTCTTCACTACTTTACAAACTTAGTGGACCTGCTGCCCTCTAATTTTATGGCAAATAGCTGGCTTTGTGTGCATTGTGGGTAACATGGTATTCAACAGATcttgcattcattcatttgtccaTATTTGACATTGACAAACTGCGTGAGGCAGAGCTGTGGTGGATTTGAGTTTcaaggaaaaaatgttttgcatgagAATCGCATGATGAGCAATGTTTGAAACAGCAAATGAAGGTTCTGTACTTCATTTATCCAACACGTCTTCTAGTGTTACTGGAAACAGGGAGCTTTCATGTGGTttgctgtaaaataaacaagtaATAGAGCCTGTGTGCTTTATTCATTTCGGATTGGAAGTCTGTATAAAGTCCTAATTTCAATGACAAGAGGATATTCAAAGCTGCAGATAACTGATGGAAGTTCATGggaaatttattttaattttgccaGTTATTCTAAGGAAAGTCTCTGCGGTCAAAACACTGATTTGCTTGTTCAAATAACGACTGGCAgcttttaagagaaaaaaacaacaacagtgaaaGCAAGAAATTGATATTAATCAATTTTAGCTGATCAGAGAAGAATattaaaacatgcttttttCTGTGGGGAAAGATTGACGAACCTCacttaaattataaattaaaatgaatgtcttGAGTATGccaacattatttatttctgagAGAGCTTAAGCAGtattaactgattttttggcTACTTGAGAGCGTTGGAAACAAGTTGGGAAAACAAAAGGTAAACTGTGTGTTATCGTGTTAAAAATTACAGGTAGAGACATTTTGTCATTGCATAAAAGTTCTtgtggagtgtgtgtggagagaaaaaaagcccCTGTATACGTTTCAAGTTTCCCCCTTTTACTTAAAGTTTGCTTAAAGCCATTTCAATCCAGCCCATTAAATGATCCCCATAATAAAAGaccattaattgattattatcCAACTACAAGAGCTGCAAATGGCCTATCCCTGCCCGTCTGT
This window contains:
- the LOC133999759 gene encoding heparan sulfate glucosamine 3-O-sulfotransferase 6-like; its protein translation is MGCSGCRVRFNFGKVLSKVSVFLTMVLIFTYFFYCLTGFCDSAPRTLYHQQNLDYDILDNHHRILGDLRPSPRLVPDVLSHRNRTASSDSEQVDAPGQLAPHESDSTKESAQSNGIPVSNTFGSKRFPQAIIIGVKKGGTRALLEFLRIHPDVRAVGAEPHFFDRFYDRGLDWYRNLMPRTLDGQITMEKTPSYFVTKEAPSRVCTMNCQTKLIVVVRDPVTRAVSDYTQTLSKNPGLPSFQSLALKNSSTGLIDTTWSAVRIGLYAKHLENWLQHFPLSHFLFVSGERLVSDPAGEMGRVQDFLGLKRVVSDKHFYFNQTKGFPCLKKPEGSSRPRCLGKSKGRPHPQIPSEVLQRLRDFYRPFNQRFYQMSGQDFGWD